In a single window of the Bufo bufo chromosome 5, aBufBuf1.1, whole genome shotgun sequence genome:
- the LOC121002153 gene encoding endogenous retrovirus group PABLB member 1 Env polyprotein-like: MTARAVISFHVLLFILYCTGENAQSDQIPNSIFRTILTQGNQNTITSPTASPMIDKMALETGFSDTNVWLEWIRYTVLSQKRSNCIACAAARPHLGTVPFPLSELTDPEGFKCILKMYTETIPSDDTSRCRTLELLYPIVHDKDHMGFGITPYPGNYTCFNRNHTGKDIGVFPPGYCSYNIYLNETSSDSDAYPDKWFVHQGYQHADIWWLCGDLKLRPRIRMEWIGQCTLIKVLMPFVLFSTLEWEQVSTQANVRSRQRRSLPAAFDSHVYIDAIGVPRGVPDEFKARNQIAAGFESILPIIGVNKNVGWINYLYYNQQRFVNYTRDAVKGISEQLSSSSVMALQNRLALDMILAEKGGVCKMIGSSCCTFIPNNTAPDGSITKALNGLTSLSNELEENSGINNPITSWLEQWFGNWSNVLANMLMTLVVVLVVLALIGCCVIPCFRKFFLKCSTQPHQQQPCTYIVKLTDLKIT, from the coding sequence ATGACTGCAAGGGCCGTAATATCTTTTCATGTCTTACTGTTCATTTTATATTGTACAGGGGAAAATGCACAGTCAGATCAAATCCCAAATTCCATATTTAGAACAATATTAACACAAGGGAATCAGAATACAATTACATCTCCTACAGCTTCACCCATGATTGACAAAATGGCCTTAGAGAcagggttttcagacacaaatgtATGGCTAGAATGGATCCGCTATACGGTTCTTTCCCAGAAGCGATCCAACTGCATAGCATGTGCTGCAGCTCGACCTCATTTGGGTACGGTACCTTTCCCTTTGAGTGAGCTTACCGATCCTGAGGGTTTCAAGTGCATCCTTAAGATGTACACTGAAACCATTCCCAGTGATGACACCTCCCGCTGCAGGACATTAGAATTACTCTATCCTATTGTTCATGATAAAGATCATATGGGTTTCGGTATAACGCCATACCCTGGAAATTATACCTGTTTCAATCGTAACCATACAGGCAAAGacattggtgttttccctccaggatattgttcctaTAACATCTATCTAAAtgagacaagtagtgactctgatGCTTACCCTGACAAATGGTTTGTCCACCAAGGTTATCAACATGCGGATATCTGGTGGTTGTGTGGAGACCTGAAGCTCCGACCCAGGATACGAATGGAATGGATTGGCCAATGTACCTTGATTAAGgtgctgatgccatttgttctattttcGACTCTTGAGTGGGAGCAAGTCAGTACGCAAGCCAATGTCCGGTCACGGCAAAGGAGGTCACTCCCTGCAGCTTTTGATTCTCATGTATACATAGATGCTATAGGAGTCCCTAGAGGAGTTCCTGATGAATTCAAGGCTAGAAACCAGATAGCTGCTGGTTTCGAATCAATACTTCCAATAATTGGCGTAAATAAAAATGTAGGATGGATTAACTATTTGTATTATAATCAACAGAGATTCGTAAATTATACCCGAGATGCAGTAAAAGGAATatcggaacaactgagctcttcatCGGTGATGGCGTTACAGAATCGACTGGCCCTCGACATGATCCTAGCGGAAAAAGGAGGCGTCTGCAAGATGATCGGAAGTTCCTGCTGCACCTTCATTCCGAACAACACTGCTCCTGACGGAAGCATCACAAAGGCTTTGAATGGACTGACTTCTTTATCGAATGAACTAGAGGAAAACTCTGGAATCAACAACCCCATTACTTCATGGCTAGAACAGTGGTTTGGGAACTGGTCTAATGTGTTAGCCAATATGTTAATGACACTGGTGGTAGTACTTGTAGTATTGGCATTAATAGGGTGCTGTGTGATTCCTTGTTttagaaaattttttttaaaatgttcaacTCAACCACACCAGCAACAACCATGTACATACATTGTGAAACTGACAGACCTAAAGATTACTTAG